In Apium graveolens cultivar Ventura chromosome 10, ASM990537v1, whole genome shotgun sequence, the following are encoded in one genomic region:
- the LOC141688974 gene encoding anthocyanidin 3-O-galactosyltransferase F3GT1-like: MRSKHFKNECRKVKRLLKRNVGSTHSNTAYQSTLLSAMDTVSPEPHVAVLSTALASHPNTLFRLVKKLAKAAPHVKFTFFSSAKYNLTLFSNTSSTPSNMRHDIHDGIPENHVFAGEPMEDMNLFFAVAADEFRRAVKHVMKNSDRKITCIICHAFLWFTCDLAQEIGVPWVPYWTPGASSLTIYIYKDLFRQTLGVEGNEGRMNEKLNFIPGFSDYRLGDLPRDVLSNNIELKGPFYVMLYKMPQTLARGDALIVNSFEELDPDLIKNLKSKFKKIFTIWPISPPDSPPQSSVSDEYGCLPWLQKHHPNSVAYIAFGTRAMLPPNEINALAEALEASGIPFLWSLKDDLKKHLPLGFLDRTSEFGKVVAFAPQVQVLSHGATGVFITHSGWQSVMESLTAGVPIICRPFWGDQLVNTWMVENVYKIGMRVDGGVFTKNGAIDAIAQVLLHEKGKMFREQSTAYKELVIKAVEADGSSTENFKGLLEMITAPGNL; encoded by the exons ATGCGATCAAAACACTTTAAAAATGAGTGCAGAAAAGTCAAACGACTTTTAAAAAGAAACGTAGGAAGTACACACAGTAACACAGCCTATCAATCAACACTCTTGTCAGCAATGGACACAGTGTCTCCGGAGCCTCATGTCGCTGTTCTTAGTACTGCGCTGGCATCCCACCCCAATACCCTCTTCCGCCTTGTTAAGAAGCTAGCAAAGGCGGCGCCTCACGTTAAATTCACATTTTTCAGCTCTGCCAAATACAACCTTACTTTATTTTCCAACACCTCAAGTACTCCTAGTAATATGCGTCATGACATACACGACGGCATACCTGAAAATCATGTGTTTGCTGGAGAACCAATGGAGGATATGAACTTGTTCTTCGCTGTTGCAGCTGATGAGTTCCGTCGTGCTGTCAAGCATGTCATGAAAAATTCTGATAGGAAGATAACGTGCATAATCTGTCATGCATTTTTGTGGTTTACTTGTGATTTAGCGCAAGAGATTGGTGTGCCTTGGGTGCCATATTGGACTCCCGGGGCTTCCTCGCTTACTATTTACATTTATAAGGATCTTTTCCGTCAAACACTTGGTGTTGAAG GCAATGAAGGCCGGATGAATGAGAAGCTCAACTTCATTCCTGGCTTTTCTGACTACAGACTCGGTGACTTGCCTCGTGATGTGCTCTCTAATAACATAGAGTTAAAGGGGCCTTTTTACGTAATGCTGTATAAAATGCCACAAACATTAGCCCGCGGAGATGCTCTGATTGTGAACTCCTTTGAAGAGCTGGATCCTGATCTCATCAAAAATCTGAAATCAAAGTTCAAGAAAATCTTCACTATATGGCCCATTAGCCCTCCAGATTCTCCACCACAGTCATCAGTCTCCGATGAATATGGCTGCTTACCCTGGCTCCAAAAGCATCATCCTAACTCTGTAGCATATATTGCCTTTGGTACCAGGGCAATGCTGCCACCGAATGAGATAAACGCGTTGGCTGAAGCTCTAGAAGCAAGCGGTATTCCATTTCTCTGGTCTTTGAAAGATGATCTCAAGAAACATTTGCCATTAGGATTTTTAGACAGGACTAGTGAGTTTGGGAAAGTTGTGGCATTTGCACCACAGGTTCAAGTTTTATCTCATGGTGCTACCGGAGTTTTTATTACTCATAGCGGATGGCAATCGGTGATGGAGAGCCTTACAGCTGGTGTGCCAATCATTTGCAGACCCTTTTGGGGAGATCAATTGGTAAACACATGGATGGTTGAAAATGTGTACAAAATTGGTATGCGTGTAGATGGTGGCGTTTTCACGAAAAATGGAGCTATAGATGCCATTGCACAAGTTCTATTGCATGAGAAAGGGAAAATGTTTAGGGAACAAAGCACAGCATACAAGGAACTTGTAATCAAGGCTGTTGAAGCCGATGGTAGCTCAACTGAAAATTTTAAGGGCCTGCTCGAAATGATCACCGCACCGGGTAATCTTTGA